A genomic window from Alkalihalobacillus sp. AL-G includes:
- a CDS encoding S9 family peptidase: MYSLEPFSNHKTVLLGSSMGGFITSRAFLMDDRFDGLINLNSSSSWVQCERSFQNAGFKPSALFQEIERHDPVAYLDMLEERPVLLLHGENDQAIPTRTQLDFYEKARTFYADTNRITLELFPNINHTTSLSMVERIVDWLESTFIPQSQ; this comes from the coding sequence ATTTATAGCCTCGAACCATTTTCAAATCATAAAACGGTTTTACTCGGTAGTTCGATGGGCGGATTCATAACTTCTCGAGCTTTTCTTATGGATGATCGTTTCGACGGTTTAATCAATTTAAATAGTTCAAGCTCCTGGGTCCAGTGTGAACGAAGCTTTCAAAATGCAGGATTTAAGCCGTCTGCATTGTTTCAAGAAATCGAAAGACACGATCCAGTCGCTTACCTGGACATGCTTGAAGAACGACCTGTTTTACTTTTACACGGCGAAAACGATCAAGCTATTCCCACTAGAACACAACTCGATTTTTATGAAAAAGCCCGGACATTTTATGCCGATACGAATAGAATTACATTAGAGCTTTTTCCGAACATCAACCATACGACAAGCTTATCAATGGTTGAGCGAATTGTGGACTGGCTAGAATCAACGTTTATTCCT
- a CDS encoding MFS transporter — MRTGRYRFNVLILVVFVSGFAQGMLLPLLAILLEQAGVSSTLNGFSASAFYIGIMLVSPFLEKPLHKFGYKKLIIAGIALTCISILIIPVWQAIWFWFILRLIIGIGDNIFHFATQVWLTTMSNEGNRGKNISIYGLSFGLGFGVGPTMTGLIEIHPALPFAIAALFCMISLVLLLRIENEYPENIQTTAVQSTWKRYGAVIRLSWVGLMATFGYGFLETAVHGIFPVYALREGLGLNAITLLLPAFVVGGLIFQVPLGLMSDRVGRKPVLIVSLFIGGFSFIMMSFFDSLFVLTGLFVIAGLFLGSLFSMGITYMADLLPKELLPAGNILAGICFSLGSIFGPLVGGISIELFDEGSLYYTIGGVMLLLFVIVSFYQNKPSSIHAINHSRG; from the coding sequence ATGCGTACTGGTCGTTATCGATTCAATGTGTTGATTCTCGTTGTATTCGTATCTGGATTTGCACAGGGAATGCTGTTGCCTTTGCTTGCGATTTTATTAGAACAAGCTGGGGTATCATCGACCTTAAACGGATTCAGTGCATCAGCTTTTTACATTGGAATCATGTTGGTTTCACCATTTTTGGAGAAACCGTTACATAAATTTGGATATAAAAAATTAATTATTGCCGGAATCGCTTTAACATGCATATCAATTCTTATCATTCCTGTTTGGCAGGCAATCTGGTTTTGGTTTATCCTCCGGTTGATCATCGGGATCGGAGATAACATCTTTCACTTTGCAACCCAGGTTTGGCTCACAACAATGAGCAATGAAGGGAATCGCGGCAAGAATATTTCCATTTATGGGCTTTCATTTGGACTAGGATTTGGTGTTGGTCCAACAATGACAGGCTTGATTGAGATCCATCCCGCTTTGCCGTTTGCGATTGCTGCTTTATTTTGTATGATTTCTCTTGTCCTTTTACTGCGTATTGAAAATGAATACCCTGAGAACATCCAGACGACGGCTGTTCAAAGTACGTGGAAGCGTTACGGGGCTGTTATTCGCTTATCTTGGGTCGGTTTGATGGCGACATTCGGCTATGGTTTTTTAGAAACGGCCGTTCACGGTATCTTTCCCGTTTATGCTTTAAGAGAAGGGTTGGGACTAAATGCTATCACACTTCTCCTACCCGCATTTGTCGTCGGCGGGTTGATTTTTCAAGTACCACTTGGGTTAATGAGTGATCGAGTTGGCCGAAAACCGGTACTCATCGTCTCATTATTTATTGGTGGGTTTAGCTTCATCATGATGAGCTTTTTCGACTCACTTTTTGTATTAACCGGTTTATTTGTCATCGCAGGATTGTTTTTGGGATCGTTGTTTTCAATGGGGATTACATACATGGCCGACTTACTTCCAAAAGAGCTTTTACCCGCAGGGAATATCCTCGCAGGAATTTGTTTCAGCCTGGGAAGTATTTTCGGCCCATTAGTCGGAGGAATCTCAATTGAACTATTTGATGAAGGAAGCCTTTATTACACTATTGGAGGCGTAATGCTCCTCTTATTTGTGATCGTATCTTTTTACCAGAACAAGCCGTCTTCCATCCATGCAATAAACCATTCGAGAGGTTAG